A region from the Salvelinus fontinalis isolate EN_2023a chromosome 23, ASM2944872v1, whole genome shotgun sequence genome encodes:
- the LOC129820944 gene encoding BTB/POZ domain-containing protein KCTD4-like, with protein MEWNLRRMDSELRQINPDLLQPSKSIKKPSSGTITLNVGGFLYAAHRTTLSRHQGSVLEELASGRKPIQHTDSMGNPFIDRDGPVFRHILNFLRTGDLQLPDDFREVGLLRGEAEFYRLSGLVEAISEWEGMRAAQREPAFLEVTDERSQGFKVYCSDPSFIDKIKGRLVQISKSRLDGFPEEFEVSSNVIQFRHFIKSDPGSRLVLKQDSTFLCTLECLKLETVMLALKAGFSLISSLDSSKGSVVAAEALHFVK; from the coding sequence ATGGAATGGAACCTCAGAAGGATGGACAGTGAACTGAGACAGATCAACCCAGACCTGCTGCAGCCTAGCAAGAGCATCAAGAAGCCCTCCTCAGGCACCATCACTCTCAACGTGGGGGGCTTTCTCTATGCCGCACACCGCACCACCCTCAGCCGCCACCAGGGGTCAGTGTTGGAGGAGCTGGCCAGCGGCAGGAAGCCCATCCAGCACACTGACTCCATGGGCAACCCCTTCATCGACCGTGACGGCCCCGTGTTCAGACACATCCTCAACTTCCTGCGGACCGGAGACCTGCAGCTGCCTGATGACTTCCGAGAGGTGGGCCTTCTGAGAGGAGAAGCAGAGTTCTACCGCCTCAGTGGATTGGTGGAGGCCATTTCAGAGTGGGAGGGGATGCGGGCGGCGCAACGGGAGCCCGCCTTCCTGGAGGTGACTGACGAGAGGTCGCAGGGCTTCAAGGTGTACTGCAGCGACCCCTCCTTCATCGACAAGATCAAAGGGCGCCTGGTTCAGATCTCAAAGAGCCGGCTGGACGGCTTCCCAGAGGAGTTTGAGGTGTCGTCCAACGTGATCCAGTTCCGCCACTTCATCAAGTCGGACCCTGGCTCCAGGCTGGTGCTGAAACAGGACAGTACCTTCCTGTGTACCCTGGAGTGTCTGAAGCTAGAGACGGTGATGCTGGCCCTGAAGGCTGGCTTCTCTCTAATCAGCTCTCTGGACAGCAGCAAGGGATCTGTGGTGGCCGCAGAGGCTCTGCACTTTGTCAAGTAA